The Papilio machaon chromosome 17, ilPapMach1.1, whole genome shotgun sequence genome segment TCTTCTTCGGCGGTGGTTTCTTCTTGACCTCCTTGAAAGGCCCGAGTTTCTGTCTGACGAGGAGTCCTCTCCACCAGGCTTGTACCACCACAGCAGCGTTGAACATCTTTTCGCGGTACTGACGCGCCTTTTCGCGCTCCTCTTTGAAATTCACCCAGTCCTTCATCAACTTGTCGTGTTTCTCCAACTGTAAGACGATGGCTAATTAAAGACTACTAAGTGGGCCATTTAGTCAAACAGAAGGAATaaatgatgatttttttttataattcgaGGATTAAACAAATGCCACTTGTGTCCTTTTCTTCACTTTTCCTTGTTTCTTTAtacaagaattaaaaacaactcaAACTTATTAATTGGGGATATAGattgaaatttgataaaaaaataccgtCTCCTCGAGTTTTTGTCTGTTCTCTAAGGTGGTTTCATAATCGGACCTCTTAATCTGGATCTTCAGGTCTATCCCCTCCATGTCCGTATCGTACTTGTTCATCCAACTCTCGACCTTTTCTAAAGTTTcctaaagaataaaataaactgttttataaAGGCAAATGATATCTATAGCACCAATAGAGGATCGATTTGCAAAAAATGAAGATCACAACACATTTTACCAATTTTTTGGCAGTAACTTCTAATTATATGACCCGATTCTTAATTATACTAACTTCACAGAAGGGCAGATTACTGTGGCAGTAGACAGCAGACAATAGATGTACTGTGTACTGCATTATATGAAGACTTACTGTTCTGCCCACGTTTTCATGTGTGTCAAACGCTTACATTGATAATGATATTGTTGAGAAGTTCGAATTCGGTATGTACGCGCTGTTCATGGTCCAGTCGTTGCTTGTGTGTCTCAATCTCAGAGGCGGGCGGGCGCTCGCGATCTGCGATGCTCTGCTCATGCTGTTCCGTCCGCGCCCGCTGCCAGTTCACGATATACCGGGCCTGGATCTCGGCATTCAGCGCCGCATcctaataaaacatacaaaaaaggtAAAGGAACGACGGGATTGATACGGGCAGTGCGTTTGATACTTACTTCCACTTGAGTTTTGAGCTTGTCAATCACCACGTCAGTGTCATAGGTTACGGTCTTTACATGCACGCGTTGTTGACGAATTTGTCTATTCAAGTCTCGTCGAGTTCTAGAAGAAGACCAAATGTAGATGTATTTTGTAACTGAAAAAGATTGCTGAGATCTGGAAGACCTGTTACAACAACTGCTACAGAAAGTTTATTACTAACACTCTATTTCTAGCTTCATCTTCAAGCAGCGTCAGGTAATGTTCCTCGCGCTCCACCATGCAGGCGGAGTGCTCAACCAGCGACTTGAAGTCGCGCTCCAGCGACAGGTCTGCATATGTTGAGGTTAAGACCTCTAAAAAGAAGTTTCTGTAAATATGAGGGCTTAGTTTAATCAAAAGATTAAGGACATAagaaacctttataaataaataatcagtaaatgttatttactttCTCGTCTTgcaaaattaaagattataattttataaatagattttctcTTTAAAGAAACAGTAAATTCTACAccagaaattaaatataaattaattcagcTAACCTATCCGCTTCTAGCTTGTCTAGTTTGTACTCTTCACGGCCAAGCTCATTGGGATTGATTTTCCCTAAGGGATCGATATTCTGCGCCGGAGGAACAGAAAACTTTATTGCTAATAGATCGCCCATATCCGCCATAGCTTTTGCCACACGCAAAGCGTTATTGCACTGTGCTAAGTGAGTAAGAAACTATCTTACAATAAAGCAAAAGAATAAGTGAAACGTATAGACAAGTTTTAAGCAGTTATTAAAATCgaattattaatgtaactCACCAAGGATACGCATTGTTGTAATTGAATCTTCCAAAATAGttgcaaacaaacaagcaGTCATAAACGGCAGCCTATAAAAGTTTACAGTGTCATGTACCttgagaataaaaattaaaagtccCTCCCAGTTGTGTTCATgtgataattttgtttacacttACTTGTtcgcatttttattacaattctcTTCGGCTACGCTGTCCTAAAAGTTATGAAaagattgaaattattaatattgcatGTGAAAAATTGTTGTGAGATCTCAGTTGTCCAAGACTGACCTCTTCAATTTTATCTGTTCTTGATTGACTAAGTACATTCGATTTGATCTTCACAACATTAACAACATCCCAATCCTCCATATCGTTACTTGAAcctcttttattataagggaacatataaaattaaaataataaatataatttaattgaatcaGTACTAAAatctttagttaaaataataaaattgacaaatgattaaaaaacttgTCACTTGTACAAGCTGAAAACTTGAAACACGTCAACTTAATGgctttagatttaataaataaattttagtggTCGAGGAAAAACCGAGTAAAATTGTGTCAcgaaaacagtttttttaatatttcgatTTATTGAAATCGATTCTCTGCATCACTACCtccatttttagccgacttcattCCCTCACTATTCGTAAACGTCAATTAAGTCACGTGACTTTTTTGTCCAATCAAAGATCAGTTTtgatttggtttaaaaaacttcATGAAGGTAACATCGAGTTACATTTTAGGCTTTGTTTACCAGTTTTATTATGCCTGAAAAAGAACAGGTGAGTTTGGAAATTTAGtgcattataaaaaatcaaacgggaagtttattaaagttaatgatAGTGCAAAAGCGGTGGAATCATAAGTGTTCGGCATTTGAGATACGCTACTCGTAAACTAGTATTATGGCATGCCATGTCAGTTCGGTTATGGTATGTGTTTCTGCATAATTTACGCGTGTAATATCGTCGTTTATTTGTGAATCGCGCCAAATATTAGTAGTGTGAAAGTTTTAGTGAGAACTATTTTTCACAGGAGGCGATGAAGactaaaattgataaaaacaaaaacggaGACACTGAAACTGAGGTGAGTTGTTTATAATACTAATTTATTCAGTTTTAATCTttcatgtaacattttattaaggtaataagctattttctaaaaaattatGACTTCTGTACAAAAATTTCCCATGGCTTACATAAACATACCTTTAtatgtaactgtaaaaaaataagtatctaTAAACGACGCTACTTTTGAAAGTATAGTTTTTtgggaatttaatttttttctgtaagtgTACGATTTCTACAAGTAACAATTATATATCACTAAGCAATcatcatttaaattacattttaatacatgaattgtattattagttttagttatattattaagtagtttccttcctttattttattagtgttTCTTCTTAGTACActcataattttacttatcgatattgtaaatttaaatttgatatatgtcttaaatgattttgtcttttccattgttttattcatttgGCACTCTTTGCCatgttgttataattaaaaacataataaaacgtaaactgcaataatattttttgttaaatatatcacAATAACAATAGTTACATAATCATAATGTACATTGAGAGAGTCAGAGGCACACTCTTATGTCATTCCAAAAGAGGGattttgttcaatttaatgcatttaaacatattagaTTGTTGAATTTAGTGCTTaagtaatattagaaagatgtAGTTCAAAGACATGGGTGACTGCCAAGTCTCAGAGGAAGATGTCAAGGATAGAGCAAAGTGGGCAAGCAAGGTATAGGCTAATTAGGAAAGCTGAACACACAATCATATGGGATACTAGCTAGACAGATATAGAGAGAAGGAGAAGggaatttggcatacatgtagaacatagtccagaagaacatataggttacttagtaagttttttgttattcaatGCAGATGGATTcccaggcgacagctagtatcataTATTTCAGAATCAGAAAATCTAGGTTACAAAAATCAGTTTTAAGTCAGAGTAAacttgatataatttatttaaattcacgcTATGTTATTAACccactttttataaatgaattattaatttatgaagcataaaatttgttaaatggAGCAAATTGGGTGATCTAACAAATGATATTGTACAAATGTTAATGATATTCAGATTCAAGTTGAAGTGCATAAACTTTatgcaataaatgtttaaaaaaccaattcaactgttaaatgtttatagaTTGTTTACTATAAATTTTTTCTCTAAATGTTATCAGCATGTCTAATCAAgtgaaacattaaataatacaaagtaaAACAAGTGATGTAACTATTGAATATTACAGTAAACTTATGAAATTGTTctagaaagtaaaaaaaattttttcaagTAATAACCATCAatactggtttttttttttgaattaggTAGTGCTTGACCACAAACCCACTTGATATTAAGTGGATATGACCGAAGGATGGTACGCACTAACTTAGTAAATATCTATTCACCCTACTTTTGGAGGCAAACACGTAATAGCTGGATGGAAACACCGACACCGGCAACTTACTCCAATACTTTGCTGTGTGCACAAGGAACCATGACTTAAATCGCTTATAATGCATCAGTAGTGTACTGCCTAAGTTTAGagtttaattttagatataattaaGAGAAATTACTACTAAAAGAGTATTTTTGCTTTAATTGTAATTCAAAGATAGATTTTGTAAgaaatggaattctctgtatAATAGAGCTTTTTAAgcttctaatatttattaaaaaaatatgtgtatcATTGAAAGATTATTAGAactctttataaaattgacaaaattacCAGCATAATTATAACTCCTATTAAACCAAATGAAACTATTTGCtcagaattgttttttttttttttttttgaagataataccaaatttaatGGAACATGATTTGGTCAGTTGCCtcatatgaaatatttgtaagatacaCCTATATATTGACCTTGCAACACTTATCATAGATAATGATAAAGGTAATGATTAAGAATTACAGCCTAGTTTTTATACCTTTGAGtcttattatgaaaaaatataagttttgcaaattgttattaattaaacaaatattgttatttgttctatatatattattttcattgaagTACATACTGTTGCAAATTAGTTGGTAACGGtgcacatattttatttgattgttttgcTGCAAGTGTTGACACAAATCCGCATCGCGTAATTGCACACGATGCGTAGTTAACTCGAATTATATTGCACAATCGATCGCATTGACCAAAAGTTTCGGATATTGAACCTTATTACCTTGAAATAGAGAGCACAAACTATCGCCGGTGTGTCAATAGTGTAAGTTTACTGTAAACAATGTTTTGGCACTCGTATAACGTATCATACAAAACAGTGTTTGCGAAGCGACGCGTGCGTACGAACGCAACGCTGTACGGTTTAATATTAGAAGATTTACTAAGTATTCGTAAATATCAATATCCGTTTCGTTATTATtggaatatttatattagtgttGTTTATAACTAGAGTTTCTTTGACGTTCACATAAAGTGGAAATATACCATCGGCGATACGAGACTGGGAAGTGGGAGTTTTGTATTACATtcctttataattttgaagttcTCAAGattattactttgtaaaatacattttaatatgtcttactatgtaaatattttgtaaaaaaaatttttgcgataacaaaaatgtttactttaaagttatcaattattttgtcGTAAGTGCATATTgttatcttgagttataaaatatcactTAGTACAACAttcttattgatttttttcttaactttaAATGTTATCACTTGGATTCTAAATAGTAAatcgtgtttattttttaactggtCTTGAGATTTACTTATTCCAAATGAAGTTAGAAAAAATCGGGCTAAGTACTTTAAAGGAGGGACCGGATTGCGTTCACTTTTTACATTGCACACAATTTGCAATTGACTCATTGGCATACGTGAAGGTATTTTTGTATAGTGGgacatatttttatccaaCTAAAAATCACCATAAATTAGTTGAAGAATTGATtaaaatggtaattttttttcgtgttATGGATGGTGGGAATGTGAAAAGTTATTACCATTACGTACTTGAGTGcgttgtgtttaaaaaaataaattatagctgattaagttaaataaacgcAAAGCACAATgtgattaaatatatttgtaattttccaTTGAgtcgttaaaaatataaattgttgtgGAAtcgttcaataaataaataaaaggcaatgtaatttgtaatgatatattttcaagttaattctttttttctataattaatgTCTTTGTATGTGTGAATGTATCAAAAATCTTCGAAATCTGAAACGAGTTGTCTTAgcacaaaaaaaagttttagagGCATGTTTTATTCAGTCCACGTCCAACAAATGTGTCCAACTTCCTTTGATACGTAATTGTCGTGAGACGACTTCTatcaaataaactatttatcgttggtttctgacaccaaaatacttgtttaaaccatatagttatctctgttttataaaagacaaTGAGAGGGATCACGATATAATTTGGGGAtattgatctcagaaaccaacggttagtaaGATGGTGGtctatatgaatattaaagtttCGGAAATCTAGTGAGGAGTCAATAACAGAGGAAAGATAGGACTGTCTCTTtggaataaatttgaaaatatattttctagtaTGTTCCCCATTTAGTTAGCGAAATAGCGTTAAAAGTTAGCatgttacaattattaaacatacaatAAATACGTAC includes the following:
- the LOC106721427 gene encoding dynein regulatory complex protein 9, whose translation is MEDWDVVNVVKIKSNVLSQSRTDKIEEDSVAEENCNKNANKLPFMTACLFATILEDSITTMRILAQCNNALRVAKAMADMGDLLAIKFSVPPAQNIDPLGKINPNELGREEYKLDKLEADRNFFLEVLTSTYADLSLERDFKSLVEHSACMVEREEHYLTLLEDEARNRVTRRDLNRQIRQQRVHVKTVTYDTDVVIDKLKTQVEDAALNAEIQARYIVNWQRARTEQHEQSIADRERPPASEIETHKQRLDHEQRVHTEFELLNNIIINETLEKVESWMNKYDTDMEGIDLKIQIKRSDYETTLENRQKLEETLEKHDKLMKDWVNFKEEREKARQYREKMFNAAVVVQAWWRGLLVRQKLGPFKEVKKKPPPKKK